Below is a genomic region from Miscanthus floridulus cultivar M001 chromosome 1, ASM1932011v1, whole genome shotgun sequence.
ttttatcgggtttagcttttttttttttttaccatgggctcGATACCAatttgttggaaccggtggtgaccaccgagttcacgatcttggagctgactTACAGCCGATCCGGCTTATTACCACGAGTCTACGCTCCTACAGGTCCCAGATCCACCGAAGCTACAACATTAGGCGCTGATGCATCACTCGGCGCTGCGGTGCAGAAGGCCGGCGGCAGCGGGCTAGTCTCCGTCACCATCCAGGATTGGCGTATGGACGGGCTCGTAGTCTAGGCGTTCACCCTTCCTGCTGTCAGCCTCGACGCCCGCGAAGCCGACAAGCTGGCGGCGTACGTCCGCTCGGAGCCTTACCCGGTGGCATCGTTCCGCTTCACCTGCCGCACGGTCATCGGCGAGAACCCGGCGCCGATGGTGTCGTCCTTCTCGTCGCGGGACCCCCAACCACGTCACCCGCGACATCCTCAAGCCGGACGTGATCGCGCCAGGCACCAACATCCTCGCCGCCTGGCCCGGCGAGTCGCCCCTGACGTACGCCGCGGAGGACCCGAGGCGCGCACGCTTCAACATCCAGTCGGGCACCTCCATGTCGTGCCCGCACGTCGCCGGCGCCGCGGCTCTGCTGAAGCACAGGCACCCCGGCTGGACACCGGCCATGATCCGGTCGGCGCTGATGACAACCGCGACAACGCTCGACAACCACGGCAGGCCCATCGCGGACAACAGCCGCAGAGGTGGCGCCAGCGATGGCGCGACGCCGTTGGCGACCGGAGCCGGCCTCGTCCGTCCGCAGCAGGCGCTCCACCCGGGCCTGGTCTACGACGTCGCGGAGCGGGACTACGTCGACTTCCTGTGCACGCTCAACTACACCGCGGCGCAGGTCCGGATGTTCGTGCCGGGCTTCGCCGGCTGCACGAGGACGCTCCCCGGCGGCATAGGCGGCCTCAACTACCCGTCGTTCGTCGCGGACATGAGCAACGGCACCGACATCCGCGTGCTGTCGCGCACCGTGACCAAGGTTTCGGAGGGTCCCGAGACCTACGCCGTGAAGGTTGTGGCGCCGCGCCAGCTCGTGGAGGTGACCGTGACGCCGGCTACGCTGGAGTTCGGCGGCGAGCCGTACGAAAAGAAGAGCTACACCGTCGTGTTCGGGAACAAGTACAGGACGCCGAGCGCACCTGGCGCGGCGGGGATGGCGCTGTTCGGCCAGATCGTGTGGGAGAACGACGTGCATACGGTGAGGAGCCCCGTTGTGTTCATGTGGAACAGACGTGATCAGTGACACGCAGTCGGACTCGGCGATGCTCTGAATTGCGGGAAACGCAGCTTGCTTGACACTCACGCGTTCGTGTTATAAGTATCGCCCTTTCTCGCGCAATACGCACATCCGTCACCGTCACCGACGTTACGTCGTGGACCTCTTCTCCTCGCCTCGCAGAATCCGACGTCCCCTGCCTAGGGCACGCATCGCaatccgccgtcgtcgtcgccctgCTTCACTCGTGATGGCTGCCTGCGTagagcccgccgccgccgtccgccacCCCACCGCCGCGGCAAAGACCGGCCTGAAGAGGAAGCGCATCGCCGTCGGGAGCACGGAGCTGTACGAGTTCGACGAGACCAGCCGCCTCGGCGCGGGTGCCTTCGGCGCCGTCTTCAAGGCCCGCCACCGCGCCACGGGCCAGAGCGTCGCCATGAAGCGCCACAGCACGGCCGACGGCGGCCACGCTACGCTGCTACGCGAGGCGCGCTTCCTCGAGGACGCGTGCTGCGGCGGCGCCAACCCATTCGTCGTCGGCTTCCACGGCGTCGTCCGCGACCCGGTCACCTGGCAGATGTACCTCATCATGGAGTGCGTGGCGAGCAGCCTCCACGACCTCCTCCGCCAACGCCCCCGCGGGAGCCCGCCGCTGCCCGAGGCTAACGTGCGCGCCGCCATGTGGCAGCTACTTTCGGGCGCCAAGAAGATGCACGACGCCCACATCATCCACCGCGACATCAAGCCCCAGAACATCCTCGTCGACGAGAGCCAGAGCATCGTGAAGATCTGCGACTTTGGGCTAGCGATATCCACGGACGAGCGGCCCCCGTATGAGCCGGCCGGCACGCTGTGGTACCAGGCGCCCGAGATGCTGCTGGAGAAGCCCGACTACGACGCCAAGGTTGACGTCTGGTCGCTTGGCTGCGTCATGGCGGAGCTCGTCAACAACGGCACACCTCTATTCCAAGGATCCCACGACGACGGACAGCTCTGCGCGATCTTCGATGTGGTCGGCGTTCCTGATGACAGCACGTGGCCGTGGTTCTCGTCGACGCCATTCGCCACCGAGGTGGTGCCGGAGCTGGACATGCAGCGGTACAACCTCCTGCGCGATCTGTTCCCCGAGACGAAGCTGTCCAGGGATGGATTCGAGGTCCTCAGTGGCCTGCTCACATGCAATCCCGACAAGAGGCTGACGGCAGCCGCCGCGCTCGAACACCCATGGTTCGCCAAGGTCGACGGTCTGGAGCTACCAAAGAAAGAGAAGATTGCGTCCACGTTGCCCAAGCCACACAAACGACAGAGGTTGCGTGCTGTGTGCGTGTGACTTAGATTTAATTCCCTTGATGCTGCTTGTATCATGTAAAATTAGTCTGTTGCTGATGTGAACAGATGGAGCTTAAACTCCTGTAATGTAATGTTGTGAGCACTGTGATGATGTAAAATTGTattatttcaattgatgaatCATTTTTGGTTGTCCTTTTGAATGAATTTGATTGGTCTTGCTGTAAGCTTGTAACCATCCCATGGTGAGAGCGCTAAGGCACCTAGATGTCTCTAAATTTTGGTATGCCAGATCTCTGGTCTCTAGCAGGAGACAAATCGAGTAATAAAGTGAAAAATAAAAACATGGGAATTCAGGAAGAAGATGGAGAGGCTACTGATGAAGAGGAACAAGAATCACGAGAGTGATGCATGGATGAATATGGATCAAGGAAAGTTGCAACAAGAAGGAGCCATCCAAAAAGAGCTGGGTCATCCAAGACCGTAGGAAGAACCAGAGACAAGAAATTTTCAGAGGAAAGTCAGGGGGGAGCCTGGACGAACTGAACTCAGTAGGTTGTGTTTCCTGATCAAGGTATGGGAGGGCTGGACCAATTTGATGCGGGACATTGGAACATGATCGTGTAGCTATACATCTATTTGAGGAGATTCTTGAGGGAAGGAGAGGTGCCAACTAAAACCTTGGAAGAGATTTTGGTTTAAAGTTTATAATATTTTCCAAACTAATTTGCCTACTTATTTTTGTTGAAATAACTAATTTTAAAAGCTAAGCGCAAAGTTTGAATGAGTTAACTTTCAAATTCAAACCAAGCTGCGTGGTaaaccttctctctttgaattATTTTCCTAAAACTAATATGTGCATTCATCTAACCAATGCATGTGTGGAGTGGTAGGCTCTTGTTTAAGTTTGTTTTGGTTTTACTTGTTTTTGCTTGGAGTAAGCCTCTTTTGAAAACCCTTCGTTTCTTAATGTGAAGCCCATTTTACCCTTGCTGTAACCATCACACGGTGAGTGCTGAGGCACCTAGATGTCTCTGAATTTTGGTAATGCCGGATCTCCTGGTCTCTAGCAGGAGACAAACTGAGTAATGAAGTGAAAAATCAAAACATGTGATTTTAGGAAGATGGAGAGGTTACTGATCAAGAGGAACAAGAATCACAAGGGAGTGATCCATGGATGAATCTTGATCAAGGAAAGTTGCGACAAGGAGCCAGAGACAAGAAATTTTGAGGAAGGTCAGGGGGAGCCTGAACAAACTGAACTCAGTCAGGTTGTGTTTCCTGATCAAGACATGGGAGGCTGGACCAATTTGATGCTGTAATAGGAACCGGGATTGGAACAGGATGATGTGGCCATACGTCtagtgattttttattttatttttataattcTTTTCGTAATTTACAAAAAGACATTAGGAATCTGGTAAATTTCGAAAATATACCTAAGTCGTTTTCCGTTGGACGAAGATTAAGTATCGTACTTGGCGAAAACAGAGTGAATAGAAAGGCCATTCATGTGATGTTGCAATCTGCCTCAGTATGCGTCACTTTGACTGGGGATATGGTCTGACCCCAAATTCCCAACTTGAGCCGGCTATTGGTGATTTCGCTCGCCTCTGCAAGAGAGGAATTGCATGAATTATGGCATCGACCCACCATACAAGGATACTGCAGCATAATAGCTGCTTGTATCAATCAGATCTCAGCACTTCTGGATACATATGGATGCATTCTGCAGTTCTGCGGGCAGTTAAACCGTGGAAACAGTCAACTTCCAGTTAATTCGTCTTTTCAGATTGGAAACGACAAGTGGATGCAATTCCACGGAACTCCAGAAACGATCAACACGATTGGTGCACAATAAAGATCACAGAATCAACTGAGTTCTCGATAATACCTGCATTCAGCTACCTACGCAACCTAAACTTCGACGACGTACTAATCTTACTAGTAGTCGCAGGATAGTGGGACTTGAACATCATGAGTTCTTACAGCCAACATAAGACACCAAGGTTGCAGCACCATCACCATCCTAATCTAGATACTCAATCCTTCGTGAGGGAAGGAACCGTTAAGGTTCTTCAGACGCCGGTGGATCCGAACCCTCCCTCGCCACGGACGGTGGCGtcgaggtcctccacctccgcgacCTCGGGCGTCGCGATCACCTCGATGATCATCTGCGCGATCCTGTCGCCGGGCTTCACGGCGAAGTCGGCGTCGGAGTGGTTGAAGAGGATGACCCCGACGGGGCCGCGGTAGTCCGCGTCGATCACGCCGGCGCCCACGTCGATGGAGTGCTTCAGCGCTAGCCCGGACCTCGGCGCTGCAACGCGACCAGAACCGGCCAAGCATTTCGTCAAACACCCGCGGGGCGAACAAACCGAACAAGAAACGAGACACCGAAGGAAAAGGAGAGGGGCGGTGGTTATGTCGCTCACCGATGCGCGCGTAGGTTCCGTGGGGGATGGCGACGCTGAGGTCGGTCGGCACCAGCGCCTTGCCACGCGCCGGTACCAGAGTCTCCACGGCACTGACAAACAACAGACAAAGAAACAGACCGTCAACAGATCCGCGCGGCGCTGAGGATTTCTTGGGCATTTAGGGGGCGGAGATGAAGGGCGTACCTCGAGAGGTCGTAGccggcggcgagggcggagcCGCGGGACGGCAGCACGGCCTTGTCGGAGAGCTTCTTCACCTTGAGCAGGGGGGAGATCTTGGAGATCTTCTGGGGAGGCTCCTGGACGGactcggtggtggcggcgggatgCTCCTGGACGGAGtcggtggcggcagcggcggcgccgtTGGAAGCGGCCATGGCTAAGGTCGAGAGGCTTCTTGGGTGCAGGCGGCGGGAGAAGGGGAGAAATCTGGCAGGAGTTGGGGTTGAGTGGAGGAAGATGTTGCGGGGGCGGGGGCTAAATAGGCAGGCGGCGGCGCGGGAATAGATGGCGCCAAACTTTCCCGCCATGTTTGCCCTGCCCTGCTGCCTCGAAATTTTTCTCAGCCTCCGATGCGGTCTGCGGCCTGCCAGCCATTTTAAATGCAACCACCAGGTGCCTAGGAGTACAAACAAACTTTTTCTTCGTTGCCGCAAAATCCGCTTGCTTTTTTTCTCGGGGATTGAGTTTTATTTCTTCATTAAGTGAGAAGAAAGATTAAAAAAAGGCCCGGTTACAACAACTGAACAACACCGCGAAGACGACTTTTTTTTTCTACCGAAATAAACGATCCTCACAAGTAACAAACAAGAATAAAGGACCAAGCGAAAGCGATGCCAAACATGCACGACGACATCGGCAGCAGGGAAGAGTGGCGTCCGCCACTCCGCCGGATGGGTGGGGAAGAACTACGAGCGGGCGTGCAAGACGACAGAGACAGGCAGATAGGAAGCAGGGTTTTTTCGCTCCACACTCGAAACATCAAATCGTGAATTGGTTCTTCTTGTTCCGTCTCAAAATATTTGAGTTTAAAAGGTGCCGTGAAAATAAAAAAGAGAGATAGGGAAATAGAGATAAAGATGTATTGGAAAAAGACATATATGTATTAGAAGAAGACAAATGTGTATTAAGGAGTGAGAAGGTAAGTATTTTAAGACAAAATGAGAGAGAAATAGAGATAAAGATATATTGAGAAAAAGAAATAGGCATATTGGAACTAGACAAATGTGTGTTGGAAGTGAGAAGGTCAAAGTATCTTAAGATAAAAATGTAAATCCTATAAGATCAAatattttggaacggagggagtaatcaATTATGAGATACTAAGTGACTAATCCCAATCCACaaataatcagcctgttcgcttgctcgtaaacgatcgtaaatttccagctctctcacaccaaaccagccagcagtaaataatccacgatcgtttacggcctcccgaacaggctgaatcACTGTTTAACTTATTAAGAAAAGAAAGCAACATTACTAAACACAAAATGCATAGTACGTCACGGGAAGCTGATGTTCCTAATTCGGCAAATGAGCAAACTGATACGATAAATTGACTCAGGAATATACATGCTACTTCTCTAAATCTGAAAAGTAAAATGGTTGTACAAAGAAAGGGCAGATCACACGTAACTGATATTCTGGTAATGACAGTATAAACAGTTACTAACTCAACAAGATACAGCTCTGAGACAAATTGCACTTTTTCCATTAAACATTGGGCGTAGTGCACAAAGATTCTATACTACAAAAACAACAAAGGGATTCCCAGGACAAGTCGAGTTGATCACCGATCACCATTGTCTGTTGTTAAGGCGCGACAAGGAACATACAACATGGGGGAGAAAAGTTGGCCTTCAAACTATCTTCCGGGTACCACTGAAGGCCCAAATCTGTAAATTTTCAACAATTGTCAACTTCGATATCAGAAATACTGAAATTTGCACCAAACAACTCTTTATCTGGGAATTCTCAGGGTTAGCGATAGAATATGTGTTGAGTGCGGAAAAAGAAGGGCATAATCCATTATTCCATCCTAGGCATCAAGAACTAAGAAGTACCAGTATTTGAATCCAAAGAGTACTCATTATCAATACCAAGTAAAGATTTTACCATGCAGTACTCTAATGAAAGGTATTCACTTTGAATAGGGTTTAACAAACAGCATAAGGTGAGTATGCATGTAGTACAACTACTACTTCAGTTACAGTAGAACTGTTAGTGTCCAAGGCATAAAAGTTCAACAAAACTGAGGAAGCAGTCAATGAAAACGATCTTTCGTAAGTGTTCTTACCTTCAAATTTTTGTCCCAACTTCCTGTACACAATGCACTCCCATCAGATGACATCCCAAGGCAACTTATACGACCATCATGGGAGTTTTGCAGGTTCCCCAAATTAAGTACCACCTGCAAAGTTTCAACGAAAATTAACAAGAGAAGGTAATATCAACAATAATGAGAAACAGACAAAAAATGTCAGAGGTGACCCACAAGCCTTCACAATAACTTGAACTCAGATATGCTTTTAAATGCAGGTATACAATTATCCATTAAGTTGGCCCAATTCAAAACCAACGTTCTAAACCTCTTTGGCCTATAGCACTAACTAGGAATATCTTGATACAATACAAGGTGATCTGAAGCAGCATCCTCTAAATTTGTATGCATGACCTGCGCAGGTTGATGATGTGCGGACTAATATGGAAGGAACAGAAGCTAGGCTACTTATTCATGAGGTCCTGGGCCTAGTGCAAACTTCAATTCATGTAATTGTGATAGTTGCTGAGGAGCATTTCAAAGGAAAAATTAGGCAATTAGTTCATCATATTCCATTGCTTTCCCCTGTGGCTAAATTTCACTTAATAATcacatttgcatgcttatattgCTACTGAGTGGCAATGGAGTTACACTTATCTAACATAAAGATTTTATCACTAGTGTTAACAGCATGCCAAACATTGCCTAACTATGAATTTATGTGGCTCACAAAAGTGAACTGTAATCAATTATGTCACATTTTTCTCAACAGAAGGAAACCGGACAGTGGTGAAACAGTAATTTGTCGATTATGGGCATTAGTTTTTCTTTGTAATATATAATAAGCTGTATTCATTCCATGGCAAATGGTAAAAAATGCAAACCTCGGCAAGAAGTGTGTCCCACACATAACAGTCACCATTGGAGTAACCAGCAAAAAGCAGCCTTCCTGATATCGAAAATGCAATAGATGTAACAGTAGGTAGTTCATTATCATTTCTATCAGGCTCCCTACTGTACACCTGAAGTTGATGCCCTGTTCTCATATCAAATAATCTACATGTGCCATCATCTGAGCCAGTACCAAATCTATGGCCATCAGGGAAAAACTTCACACTGTTAACGTCGCCCTCATGTCCATGGTAGGTTCGAACAGCTCGGCTTGCAATTCTGATATCCCACAGCCTCACAGTTGTATCACATGAGCCAGAGACAAACATATTCGTATTTGATGAGTTGATGGACACACTGAACAAGAAAGGAAAACATCAGAGAACTCAAAACCAAAGAAGTACACATGAAAAGAGTATAGCAAACTCCAAATATCAATGATGACCTGATAAACCAGCACTTTCAGTTAAAAAACTGTAAAGCAGCAACACAACTGTGCTACCATATATTACTTTGATGTTCATGTATTTGCTGCATAGACAATGCATTTGGCACATTTGCATCGGCTAGACTAGTtggtaagactgtctccaacaatgaacccatatgggcacccaaacccaaaatggctAGCAAGATACCCAAAATcaacctccaacagagtacctatacaggagacatattttgggttgcctgagaggcacaacctaGATATGagcatcctctctcctggaaacccatttgtagaaaggattctcttttgggtcttgttgttggagaagatgccgaatatgtattgaaccttttgcctgtagcgctacccaaaggacgaatgggtcttgtattttgggtgttgttgttggagatagcctaagtAGTGCCTAATTGTACTAGGGCAATTGCATCTAGAATAAGTGATGTAATATCAGCAACCTTAGGCAAGAGTGTTACCCAAATGCCTACTGTGCTACCACGTGAAGATCTTAGTACTCCACTTCCGTTCCAACAAACACACACGAGCACGTGCGCGCACACTACCAAATAAAATGTACTACCAAGACATATCTCATGGTAGATCAATGAAACTAATCTGAAGTAGTTGATGTTGGTGCATTTTTCAATAAACTTAGTaaatagagaagtttgacttatggCAAACTAAAACAACCAAAATTTTGGAATGGAAGGAGTACTTGTTATTACTAAAATTACAGTGAGTGCTAAAAAGTAAGCTTTCATTTATGTAGGTAAACTTTATTAAACTCAACATGAATAATAATCAGTTCACAAACAAAACtttagaagcaatagtgataatTTGATCATAAAACATTGACATATTGATAAAGCTAGCAACCTAGTGTGCACCAGCCTAAGCTAAAAATGTATAAGTGAGAAGATACCAATTAACTTTGAGGAGAGAAATCAGCAGCATTACACATGACACTAAAATATGCAGTCCACAAAGAACAGACAATTACCTTTGAACGTCAGCTGTATGCCCTGATGGAAATTCACCTCCAAATATTGATATCCTCTGTCCAGTAGTAACATCCCAAAGAACACATGTCTGATCACCTGAGCTAGTAATAAGGCGAGTTTCCTGATCTGGGACATATTGGCATGACGAAACATAGCCCTTGTGTCCAGTAAGAATTCTTGATACTGGCATGTTCCCATCTCTATCTGCTTGAGAGTTGAGATTGAAAATAGAGCATGCGCTATCAAGACCACCACAGGCGACAGATTGGCCATTGGGTGCAAGAGCACACGTCATCACCCATGGGCAATGCAGCTTTATGGCATGCGTTTTCTGGCTTGTCAATGCATTCCACACAATTAACCTTCCATCTTGAGAGGCACTGACTATCCAATTCTTTTCTGGGGTCCAATCCAGAGAATATACCTGTGATGACTTAGGAGTTAATAGAACATCGCTAAACCatttcatgtagcatttttgCAAGTAGTACCCTTCAAAGATAGCTGAAGTACTGAATTTCCAAGAACCACCACAGAACTCAAATATAGGCATCTTTGAACAGTTGGAACTCCATGCTCCAAAATTTTTCATAACTTTAGCATCATGAGGTGTTCTACTCTAGTTAAATGGTAATAAATCTGGAAGATCCTAATTTTTAGCAGCGGCATCAAAGCCTGGACAAACAAAGGCTTCCACCAAAACAATGGGATGATATAACATTAGATGGGGAAACTTAGTCCTTGCTAGCTTGCTTCTGAAGAGAAAGAATGATTTTCCTTTAACAGCGATGACTTGACTTGACCCCTAGAAATAATCCCCTTAAGTAAACATCATCCCTCTTCCCTCATATAGTTACTCTACAGAGATAAACCCATCAGATTACAGAACTATTTACCTGTACCTCTAGCTACCAATTATCAAATAATACTTCAGTGACAGGTTCATGCGGTGCTACAGTGTCTCTGCAGCAGAATTTACATGCAGAGAATCTTGTCccatggccttgtttagatcacctccaaattccaagttttttcactctctctccatcacatcaatttttggacacatgcatggagcattaaatgtaggtaaaaaaaaataactaattgcacagtttggttgtaaatcacgagacgaatcttttgagcctagttagtccatgatcggacaaagtttgtcaaatacaaacgaaacgtgctacagtgtccagattgcaaaaatttgcaatctaaacgaggcccataTCTCAAACATCAACCTCACAATGGTATTGTTTGCTTCTTCATTACTCAGACTCAGGCTCCATGTAATTATCATATATTACTCATCTTTGTGGAAAAAGCAAACGGATAAAGAGGCACTTATCACTTTGATAAATGAAAGCTACCAGTTTATCCACATTCCATGTTGCAACTACAATTGGTTTTCAACCAATAACATGTAGGTGATATAGTGATTATATGAACGCGCTATGTGAAATATGTTGCACTATATATTTTGTAACAAAAGGGAACCTTTTCTATGGACGAGCTCTAGCTATCACCAGTTCACCACTTACAGTGGCAACAGTGACTTCAATTGAATGATGATTGGCCCAGCTTAACACATATCCAGTTGTACCATTGCATCGATTCTCTCTTGTATAGTTGATGGTTAAGTACTAGAGttggcttttttttttcttcagggCTATGGAAAGATTGGATATGAAGTGTCCTCACTGTTCACTAATATTTTTAAATCTTATTATAGCAACCTACAGTTATCAAAATTCAGATTCGCACTTCGATTCAACAAAAAGATGCATTCTGTCTGAGGATAATAATATCTGATTAGGGACATAGTGTTAACTCACTATAACCAGAGCCAAGATGTGCCTAGGTAGTGCAAAGTACCCAAAATTCTATTCACTTGGTAAGATTAGCCTGGCCTGCTAGAAGAAACTAAAATCATACAGGACCAAACTTACATACTGATGGTCTGATGGACCCATTCCAGCTGTTGACAAATGTTTACAAACATTGATCCCTGAATCCAGCACTTGCAGTTTCAAAATTCTATATGGCTCACTTAACAATTCTCATAGACCAAATTGCACTCCAATTTAACCTTACCACACATTCTGTCACGATAAGGCTTATCTAATTACCAGTGCAATGCCCAATCAGTATAGTTAAGAACCATTTTGTGGCTAAATACTGTAAAACGCCCATAACAGTTTCATAACTTGGTAGGGTAAGCCTTGCTTGCTGGATGAATCTGATGATACACTTTTTACAAGACAAAGTTAATTGAGCACTTACAGACTCCGTccccttagagcaactccaacagcctTTGTATAATGCTCCTTAAAGCCCGGTTTGGCGATTGTTGGCCAAAAGACACGTCCAACACCTCTcgcgttttcttttttttttttttccccAAAAGCTATCCCTGCTATCTCGCTCGTTATCTTTTGCGAGCCGCGCATGCTCGCCATCTACGGCTCCCGCGCGTGATTTCCTCTCCCAGGCGCCTAGCTCTCCTGTGATTGGTTGACAAACACGTGATCCTATCCTATTTCAAGTGCCAGGAATAATCCAGCAGGTGAAAATTGATGGCAGTTACGTGATGTGGCCAACTTTTTTAATATAGAAGGTGAAAAATACCTAGGCTGTTGTAGACCTCTTCTATTTTGAGGAGTTTTGTATTTTACACAATGGCTAAACCATAGAATTTGGCTATTAATTTTAGATGAACTCTTAGAATTGCTCTTAAATGCACGAGGGCCTTCAAACTTTGAACCAACAACCTTAGAAAGTGCATCCAACCTACAATTCCCAGACCACTAGCCAACTTCGCTGTAATCAACAAAACTGTGTCTAGAGCAACTTGAATGGTGCTAAACCCTGGTAAATTAGGCGAAATCTTTGAAAATTATAGAAGGAAGTTGAGGCTGAAGGCAAGTACACCACAACTCCACAAGGAGTCCAGGACGCACAAAACGCCATCCAGGTCAACAAGCACGCACCCTGGAAGCTGGAGGCGATCCTATTGACCAGTTATTACTTATTACTCACGACGAACAACA
It encodes:
- the LOC136473450 gene encoding putative cyclin-dependent kinase F-2 produces the protein MAACVEPAAAVRHPTAAAKTGLKRKRIAVGSTELYEFDETSRLGAGAFGAVFKARHRATGQSVAMKRHSTADGGHATLLREARFLEDACCGGANPFVVGFHGVVRDPVTWQMYLIMECVASSLHDLLRQRPRGSPPLPEANVRAAMWQLLSGAKKMHDAHIIHRDIKPQNILVDESQSIVKICDFGLAISTDERPPYEPAGTLWYQAPEMLLEKPDYDAKVDVWSLGCVMAELVNNGTPLFQGSHDDGQLCAIFDVVGVPDDSTWPWFSSTPFATEVVPELDMQRYNLLRDLFPETKLSRDGFEVLSGLLTCNPDKRLTAAAALEHPWFAKVDGLELPKKEKIASTLPKPHKRQRLRAVCV
- the LOC136473458 gene encoding deoxyuridine 5'-triphosphate nucleotidohydrolase-like, whose product is MAGKFGAIYSRAAACLFSPRPRNIFLHSTPTPARFLPFSRRLHPRSLSTLAMAASNGAAAAATDSVQEHPAATTESVQEPPQKISKISPLLKVKKLSDKAVLPSRGSALAAGYDLSSAVETLVPARGKALVPTDLSVAIPHGTYARIAPRSGLALKHSIDVGAGVIDADYRGPVGVILFNHSDADFAVKPGDRIAQMIIEVIATPEVAEVEDLDATVRGEGGFGSTGV
- the LOC136546641 gene encoding guanine nucleotide-binding protein subunit beta-like, encoding MASVAELKEKHAAATASVNSLRERLRQRRETLLDTDVARYSKSQGRAPVSFNPTDLVCCRTLQGHSGKVYSLDWTPEKNWIVSASQDGRLIVWNALTSQKTHAIKLHCPWVMTCALAPNGQSVACGGLDSACSIFNLNSQADRDGNMPVSRILTGHKGYVSSCQYVPDQETRLITSSGDQTCVLWDVTTGQRISIFGGEFPSGHTADVQSVSINSSNTNMFVSGSCDTTVRLWDIRIASRAVRTYHGHEGDVNSVKFFPDGHRFGTGSDDGTCRLFDMRTGHQLQVYSREPDRNDNELPTVTSIAFSISGRLLFAGYSNGDCYVWDTLLAEVVLNLGNLQNSHDGRISCLGMSSDGSALCTGSWDKNLKIWAFSGTRKIV